One window of the Staphylococcus equorum genome contains the following:
- a CDS encoding zinc ribbon domain-containing protein, with protein MQKCPKCGENIRNGQRRCSHCGYRAKQGDSEKMTRSTKTNKNTTNINVRKVIPWGIAFFILILLIIVFFLVRNFNSPEAQSEIIINAVDNNDTQKLSTLLSTQNNSVDENEADAYIKYIKNEVGMDNFVKDVNSKIAKLNQNDTKNSDFVTAKNGEKVLRISKNGTRYLIFDNMSFTAPTKEAIVKPKQETTYKFKADDKQKTVVAEKNKPTSLGKFIPGDYTLEAKKEMSNGQFNGHLKFNFNDSNNESVDVTEDFNEAYVQVELNGASEIDTDSVKVKINDKTYDYAKAKEFGPYPKTKDITVSAEGQAKKKTFKSAETTVKTDNLKDKTQVTLNFDDDEIEKYVEKKEKEENSFRNKVSRFFGDYTAAMISARSQSDFNLVSSYLKKDSEKYKDTKKDVKSNELFYLQQPQITDIVKEGNTFYVTGQTLKEDGQYGEVEYQLEGNDKANDLKVVKYSEQS; from the coding sequence CGCTCTACAAAAACAAATAAAAACACAACCAATATTAACGTACGTAAAGTTATTCCTTGGGGTATTGCATTCTTTATCCTTATCTTACTTATCATTGTTTTTTTCTTGGTAAGAAACTTTAATTCACCTGAAGCGCAATCAGAGATTATAATAAATGCAGTAGATAATAACGATACGCAAAAACTTTCAACTCTTTTGAGTACTCAAAATAACAGTGTTGATGAAAATGAAGCTGATGCTTATATTAAATACATAAAAAATGAAGTTGGAATGGATAACTTTGTGAAAGATGTAAATAGTAAAATTGCGAAATTGAACCAAAATGATACTAAGAATTCAGATTTTGTCACAGCCAAAAATGGAGAAAAAGTTCTGAGAATCAGTAAAAATGGGACTCGCTATTTAATATTTGATAATATGAGCTTTACTGCACCAACTAAAGAAGCGATTGTAAAACCTAAACAAGAAACAACGTATAAATTTAAGGCAGATGATAAGCAAAAAACTGTAGTAGCTGAGAAAAATAAGCCAACTTCTTTAGGTAAATTTATTCCAGGCGATTATACACTTGAAGCTAAGAAAGAAATGTCGAACGGTCAATTCAATGGTCACCTCAAATTCAATTTTAATGACAGTAACAATGAATCAGTTGATGTTACTGAAGACTTTAACGAAGCATATGTACAAGTTGAATTAAATGGTGCATCTGAAATAGATACAGATTCAGTTAAAGTTAAAATCAATGACAAAACTTATGATTACGCAAAAGCTAAAGAATTTGGCCCATATCCTAAAACAAAAGATATAACGGTATCTGCTGAAGGACAAGCTAAGAAGAAAACATTTAAATCAGCAGAAACAACAGTGAAAACAGATAACCTCAAAGATAAAACACAAGTCACTTTAAACTTTGATGATGATGAAATCGAGAAGTATGTTGAGAAAAAAGAAAAAGAAGAAAATAGTTTTAGAAATAAGGTGTCTCGTTTTTTCGGTGATTACACTGCGGCAATGATTAGTGCACGCAGTCAAAGTGATTTTAATTTAGTATCATCCTATTTAAAGAAAGATAGTGAAAAATATAAGGATACTAAAAAAGACGTTAAATCTAATGAACTATTCTATCTTCAGCAGCCACAGATTACTGATATTGTAAAAGAAGGTAATACATTCTATGTTACAGGCCAAACATTAAAAGAAGATGGCCAATATGGTGAAGTAGAATATCAACTTGAAGGTAATGACAAAGCGAATGATTTAAAAGTAGTGAAGTATTCAGAGCAAAGTTAA
- a CDS encoding multidrug effflux MFS transporter → MSNYQEQHKNSLLFVIILGALTAIGALSIDMFLPGLPQIQSDFNTTTSNSQLTLSLFMIGLALGNLFVGPISDSIGRKTPLIVAMALFTLASIGIIFVDNIWLMIALRFVQGFCGGAGAVISRAISSDLYTGKQLTKFLALLMLVNGVAPVLAPALGGVILSFSTWRMVFVILTIFGLLMLFGTIFNIKESLSTEQRDSPHLVSIFKGFKQLLATPRFVLPMLIQGVTFVILFSYISASPFIAQRIYDMSAQQFSLMFASVGISLIVSSQLTGKLVDYIDRQVLLRVLTIIQLVGVVWISVILYMHLSIWLLFIGFIVLVAPVTGVATLGFSIAMDENTVGNGSASSLLGLVQFLIGGLVSPLVGVMGEDSYIPYVTIILIVGLLLITLQIINYYVFKRVAPK, encoded by the coding sequence ATGTCCAATTATCAAGAGCAACATAAGAATTCCTTACTGTTTGTTATTATCTTAGGCGCGTTAACTGCGATAGGCGCATTATCTATTGATATGTTCTTGCCAGGCTTGCCACAGATACAATCAGATTTCAATACAACAACATCTAATTCACAACTAACTTTATCTTTGTTTATGATTGGTTTAGCATTAGGTAATTTATTTGTAGGTCCGATATCAGATTCTATAGGACGAAAGACACCATTAATCGTAGCTATGGCATTATTTACATTGGCAAGTATAGGTATTATTTTTGTGGATAATATTTGGTTGATGATCGCCTTAAGATTTGTACAGGGATTTTGTGGTGGAGCAGGGGCAGTGATTTCTAGAGCGATATCAAGTGATCTGTATACCGGAAAACAATTAACTAAATTTTTAGCGTTACTCATGTTAGTAAACGGTGTTGCACCAGTATTAGCACCGGCATTAGGCGGTGTCATTCTATCATTTTCTACGTGGCGTATGGTCTTTGTTATATTAACTATATTTGGTCTGCTAATGTTATTTGGAACGATATTTAATATTAAAGAGTCATTGTCAACTGAGCAGCGAGATAGCCCCCATCTCGTTAGTATCTTCAAAGGTTTCAAACAGTTATTAGCTACACCTCGATTTGTATTACCTATGCTTATACAAGGTGTGACATTCGTTATATTGTTTAGTTATATTTCTGCATCTCCTTTTATTGCACAACGTATTTATGACATGTCTGCTCAGCAATTTAGCCTTATGTTTGCATCTGTAGGTATAAGTCTCATTGTTTCTAGTCAATTGACAGGTAAGTTAGTGGATTATATTGATAGACAAGTTCTTTTGCGTGTATTAACAATCATTCAATTAGTGGGTGTTGTATGGATAAGCGTTATTTTATACATGCATCTATCTATCTGGCTATTGTTTATAGGTTTTATTGTTCTAGTGGCTCCTGTTACAGGAGTAGCGACATTAGGTTTCTCGATTGCAATGGATGAGAACACAGTCGGCAATGGTAGTGCATCTAGCTTATTAGGGTTAGTGCAATTCTTAATAGGTGGGCTTGTGTCACCACTAGTTGGCGTGATGGGGGAAGATAGTTATATCCCCTATGTCACGATTATATTAATAGTAGGATTATTGTTGATTACACTTCAAATAATAAATTATTATGTATTTAAACGTGTAGCTCCAAAATAG
- a CDS encoding TetR/AcrR family transcriptional regulator gives MRQKAKNKIIRNMIILLEEHPFEHITIKMICAYSGVNRTTFYDYFVDKYDLLSTIQTYHLKKYIKLLDVLYNSFEHTEINYEKLYKFFKIILCYIHRHYGFFHAIFVTHPNRDLFSDYVKETKLNYTKLLDDYTTVTNKKQFVTYAIGGQLGIIYYWVREDCIESPNEMAQILLANAIKLGR, from the coding sequence ATGAGACAGAAAGCTAAAAATAAAATCATTCGAAATATGATTATCCTATTAGAAGAACATCCATTTGAACATATTACTATTAAAATGATTTGCGCTTATAGTGGGGTCAATAGAACGACATTCTATGACTATTTTGTGGATAAATATGACCTTTTATCTACAATTCAAACTTATCACTTAAAAAAGTATATAAAATTATTAGATGTTTTATACAATAGCTTTGAACACACAGAAATCAACTATGAGAAATTATATAAATTTTTTAAAATTATTTTGTGCTATATCCATCGTCATTATGGCTTCTTTCACGCAATATTTGTTACACACCCAAATCGTGACTTATTTAGCGATTATGTTAAAGAAACCAAACTCAATTATACAAAATTGTTAGATGATTATACGACCGTAACAAATAAAAAACAGTTTGTTACGTATGCTATCGGTGGGCAACTTGGTATTATCTATTACTGGGTACGTGAAGACTGTATTGAATCACCAAATGAAATGGCACAAATTTTACTTGCAAATGCCATTAAATTAGGGCGTTAA
- a CDS encoding HlyD family secretion protein, with amino-acid sequence MKKMVLINVITIVVLVIIGVVGFHFYNQATGFVSTDNAKVDGEQIKVSAPAAGEIKSFDVKNNEKLSKGDKVAEIATKGEDGQSQKMDIKMPQDGTIVKTDGMEGSMAQAGSPIAYAYNLDDSYITANVDEKDIADVEEGKDVNITLDGEDAELKGKVEEVGKATASSFSMMPSTNSDGNYTKVSQVVPVKISLDSKPSNNVVPGMNAEVKIHKN; translated from the coding sequence ATGAAGAAAATGGTGTTAATTAATGTCATTACCATTGTAGTTCTTGTAATAATAGGAGTAGTTGGCTTCCACTTTTATAATCAAGCTACAGGGTTCGTCAGTACAGATAATGCCAAAGTTGATGGTGAGCAAATTAAAGTTTCAGCTCCAGCAGCAGGCGAAATTAAATCTTTTGACGTTAAAAATAATGAGAAATTAAGTAAAGGCGATAAAGTTGCAGAGATTGCAACAAAAGGTGAAGACGGCCAATCACAAAAAATGGATATTAAAATGCCTCAAGACGGCACAATTGTAAAAACTGATGGTATGGAAGGTTCAATGGCGCAAGCTGGATCGCCAATTGCCTATGCTTATAATTTAGATGATTCATACATTACTGCAAATGTTGATGAAAAAGACATTGCAGATGTTGAAGAAGGTAAAGATGTAAATATAACACTAGACGGTGAAGACGCTGAACTTAAAGGTAAAGTAGAAGAGGTTGGTAAAGCAACAGCGTCAAGTTTTTCTATGATGCCTTCAACAAACAGTGATGGTAACTATACTAAAGTTTCTCAAGTAGTACCTGTAAAAATCTCACTAGATTCAAAACCATCTAATAATGTTGTTCCAGGAATGAACGCTGAAGTTAAAATCCATAAAAACTAA